The Temnothorax longispinosus isolate EJ_2023e chromosome 12, Tlon_JGU_v1, whole genome shotgun sequence genome includes a window with the following:
- the Sgsh gene encoding N-sulphoglucosamine sulphohydrolase — translation MPWNSCSNKLCLLCIVLLQLSGSNGKTNTAQQNVLLLLADDAGFEMRSYLNKICQTPNLDKLAKESLLFNNAYTSVSSCSPSRSAILTGLPSHQNGMYGLHHGVHHFNSFDNIQSLPKILKRNNIRTGIIGKKHVGPSIVYPFDFAHTEENNSILQVGRNITYIKLLVREFLSQNKTQPFFLYVAFHDPHRCGHTHPEYGNFCEKFGNGDVGMGTIPDWNPVYYQWDQVKVPYYVQNTEAARRDIAAQYTTISRLDKGVGLILEELENAGFKNNTLVIYTSDNGIPFPNGRTNLYDPGLAEPMMMSSPIHGHRKNNVTYSLTSLLDIVPTILDWFNATYMDEDSNEVSFPQLTGKSLLPLLLEEPTENNTAIFASQTHHEVTMYYPMRAIRTKRHKLIHNINYRMPFPIDQDFYVSPTFQDLLNRTRNHQFLPWYKTLKKYYQRPEWELYDLKYDPEELNNIVSKPSAKSIFVELEKRLSDWLETTKDPWLCAPNGVLENIGRNSNPQCMPLNNLEYLDD, via the exons ATGCCGTGGAACAGTTGTTCGAATAAATTATGCCTTTTGTGCATTGTCTTATTGCAATTATCTGGATCAAATGGAAAAACCAATACAGCTCAACAAAATGTGCTTTTGTTGCTGG CTGATGATGCAGGATTTGAAATGCGATCatacttgaataaaatatgtcaaaCCCCTAATTTGGATAAATTAGCAAAGGAAAGTCTGCTATTCAATAATGCATATACATCAGTCAGTAGCTGTTCACCAAG cCGTTCTGCAATATTAACTGGATTACCAAGTCATCAAAATGGGATGTACGGTCTTCATCATGGAGTTCATCATTTCAATTCTTTTGATAATATTCAAAGCttgccaaaaatattaaaaagaaacaatatacGAACGG GAATTATTGGCAAAAAACATGTTGGCCCCAGTATCGTTTATCCATTTGATTTTGCGCAtacagaagaaaataattctattcttCAAGTAGGTCgcaatattacttatataaagCTACTGGTCCGCGAATTTCTGTCACAAAATAAAACAca acCCTTTTTTCTATATGTTGCCTTCCACGATCCACATCGGTGTGGGCATACTCATCCAGAGTATGGtaatttttgcgaaaaattcGGTAATGGTGATGTTGGAATGGGTACAATTCCCGATTGGAATCCAGTATATTATCAATGGGACCAAGTTAAAGTGCCCTACTATGTTCAGAATACTGAAGCTGCTCGGAGAGATATTGCTGCCCAATATACAACAATATCACGTTTAGATAAAG gcGTTGGCCTTATTCTTGAAGAATTGGAAAATGCAGGATTCAAGAACAACACATTGGTGATTTATACGTCTGATAATGGTATACCTTTCCCAAATGGTCGTACAAATCTATATGATCCAG gTCTAGCTGAACCCATGATGATGTCATCACCAATCCATGGCCATAGGAAAAACAACGTGACATATAGTTTGACGTCTTTACTTGACATAGTACCGACAATATTAGATTGGTTCAATGCAACTTACATGGATGAAGATTCCAATGAAGTGTCTTTTCCGCAACTTACTGGCAAATCACTTTTACCATTGCTTCTTGaag AACCCACAGAAAATAATACGGCAATCTTTGCTAGCCAAACACATCATGAAGTTACCATGTATTATCCTATGCGTGCGATTAGAACTAAACGCCACAAacttatacataatattaactACAGAATGCCATTTCCTATCGATCAGGACTTTTACGTATCTCCGACTTTTCAG GACCTTCTAAATAGAACAAGGAATCATCAATTTCTACCATGGTATAAGACATTAAAGAAGTATTATCAGAGACCAGAATGGGAATTATATGACTTAAAATATGATCcagaagaattaaataacatagTTTCAAAACCGTCCGCAAAG AGC